The Streptomyces aurantiacus genome includes a region encoding these proteins:
- a CDS encoding bile acid:sodium symporter family protein, whose protein sequence is MSDSALITTGLPIALAIIMFGLGLSLTPADFKRVARSPKAVAFALTVQIVVLPLLAFGLVEIFDMDPLLAVGVMLLAASPGGTTANLFSHLFRGDVAFNITLTAINSVLAAVTIPLITNLAISHFDAEGDLGLQFGKVLQVIAIVLIPVVIGMLVRNRSADFAARADRPVRVFSIAVLVAVSLAALLGERENLADYVRQVGLVTGIFCLASLSIGYGGAKALRLNEGQAVASAMEVGIHNTTVALTIALSVLDNTEVAVPSAVYSVLMYVLATAFGYAITRNRSGNSSTAEQTVG, encoded by the coding sequence ATGAGCGATTCAGCGCTGATCACGACTGGCTTGCCCATCGCTCTCGCCATCATCATGTTCGGCCTCGGGCTGTCGCTCACCCCTGCCGACTTCAAGCGCGTCGCCCGTTCGCCCAAAGCGGTCGCCTTCGCTCTGACCGTGCAGATCGTGGTGCTCCCGCTCCTCGCTTTCGGCCTGGTCGAGATCTTCGACATGGACCCGCTGCTCGCCGTGGGCGTGATGCTGCTGGCCGCGTCCCCGGGTGGCACCACCGCCAACCTCTTCAGCCACCTGTTCCGCGGGGACGTGGCGTTCAACATCACTCTCACCGCGATCAATTCCGTGCTGGCGGCCGTCACCATTCCGCTCATCACCAACCTGGCCATCAGCCACTTCGACGCCGAGGGCGACCTTGGACTGCAATTCGGCAAGGTTTTGCAAGTCATCGCCATCGTGCTCATCCCGGTCGTGATCGGCATGCTCGTCCGGAACCGTTCCGCGGACTTCGCCGCCCGAGCGGACCGCCCGGTCCGTGTGTTCTCCATCGCCGTCCTGGTTGCGGTGTCCCTCGCCGCACTCCTGGGAGAACGGGAGAACCTTGCCGACTACGTCCGCCAGGTCGGGCTGGTCACCGGCATCTTCTGCCTGGCAAGTCTCAGCATCGGCTACGGCGGTGCCAAGGCCCTTCGCCTGAATGAGGGGCAGGCCGTCGCCAGTGCCATGGAAGTGGGGATCCACAACACCACCGTGGCCCTCACCATCGCACTGAGCGTCCTGGACAACACCGAAGTGGCAGTTCCCAGTGCTGTCTACTCCGTTCTCATGTACGTACTGGCGACGGCCTTCGGCTACGCCATCACCCGGAACCGCTCGGGGAACTCCTCCACGGCGGAGCAGACCGTCGGCTGA
- a CDS encoding MarR family winged helix-turn-helix transcriptional regulator, with translation MSDSTPDMTGPSGRQDTAARLQNLTTRLLSLAAIHSDRLVNEELARADARKWHYAVLATLDEFGPASQADLSRRTGIYRGDMVTVINELADRRLVERSPNPADRRQNVITVTEQGHRQLLTLDKILSQVQDRTLAPLTTPEREQLARLLTTLVNHHGQSM, from the coding sequence ATGAGCGACAGCACCCCCGACATGACGGGTCCGAGCGGCCGGCAGGACACTGCGGCGCGGCTCCAGAATCTGACGACCCGCCTCCTGTCGCTGGCCGCGATCCATTCGGATCGCCTGGTCAACGAGGAGTTGGCGCGCGCGGACGCCCGCAAATGGCATTACGCGGTGCTCGCCACGCTGGACGAGTTCGGACCCGCCAGCCAGGCCGACCTCAGCCGCCGCACGGGCATCTATCGCGGAGACATGGTCACGGTGATCAACGAGCTAGCCGATCGCAGGCTGGTGGAACGCTCACCGAACCCTGCCGATCGCCGACAGAACGTCATCACCGTCACCGAGCAGGGACATCGGCAACTACTGACGTTGGACAAGATCCTTAGCCAGGTGCAGGACCGGACGCTTGCGCCACTGACCACACCGGAACGCGAGCAGTTGGCCCGGCTCCTCACCACCCTTGTGAATCACCACGGCCAGAGCATGTGA
- a CDS encoding 2-phosphosulfolactate phosphatase: protein MDSRTVGIPEVDGSEQVAVVIDVMRAFTTAAWAFHRGAEKIVLAADADEALAIKASHPGWLALKDGAPVSGFDLVNSPGLIREADLADRTVIQKTTAGTVGALAVVEAKVALCASFVVADATARALADAGAGPVTFVATGDDGRAAEDLACAQYLDRLLAGDRPDPGPYLHRARASQAADDLRLERRRGAHPTDVDLCLEVDRFDFAMKVGLEAGMAVLRPLRN from the coding sequence ATGGACTCGCGAACAGTCGGAATACCCGAGGTGGACGGCTCCGAGCAGGTGGCCGTTGTGATCGATGTGATGCGTGCGTTCACCACCGCCGCGTGGGCTTTCCACCGCGGGGCAGAAAAGATCGTTCTCGCCGCTGACGCAGACGAGGCACTGGCGATCAAGGCCTCCCACCCGGGATGGCTTGCGCTCAAGGACGGGGCGCCGGTCAGTGGATTCGACCTGGTCAACTCCCCTGGACTGATCCGGGAGGCCGACTTGGCCGACCGCACCGTGATCCAGAAGACCACTGCGGGAACGGTCGGGGCTCTGGCTGTCGTCGAGGCGAAAGTGGCACTGTGCGCCAGTTTTGTCGTGGCCGACGCGACGGCCCGGGCCCTGGCGGATGCCGGCGCGGGCCCGGTGACGTTCGTGGCCACCGGCGATGACGGCCGGGCCGCCGAGGATCTGGCCTGCGCCCAGTACCTGGACCGGCTTCTGGCCGGGGATCGTCCCGACCCCGGCCCTTATCTGCACCGCGCCCGCGCCTCCCAGGCCGCAGACGACCTTCGCCTCGAACGACGCCGCGGTGCTCACCCCACGGATGTGGACTTGTGCTTGGAGGTGGACCGCTTCGACTTCGCCATGAAGGTCGGACTCGAGGCAGGGATGGCAGTGCTGCGGCCACTCCGGAACTGA
- a CDS encoding epoxide hydrolase family protein: MIKPFRIDVPQTHLDDLTDRLARTRWPNEVADAGWDYGFPLARLKELAEYWRTGYDWREHEEKLNELPHFTTEIDGQNIHFVHVRSAKPDALALILTHGWPGSFLEFLDVIDPLSRDFHLVIPSIPGYGFSGPTHERGWDMVRVADAWAELMRRLGYERYGAQGGDFGSGISLALGAAAPDQVVGVHVNYLPTRPVPDAGIELSEKDEARLDKVRQLMANRPPYQALQAATPQTIGYALTDSPVGQLAWIAERFAQWTDPRSPVSDERMLTDISLYWLTATAASSARLHHDAPRRIEPCPVPVGVAVFAHDITQSVRPLAERLYDIRHWSEFERGGHFAAMEVPELLADDVRDFFLAHAK, encoded by the coding sequence ATGATCAAGCCGTTCCGCATCGACGTCCCCCAGACCCACCTCGACGACCTGACCGACCGGCTGGCCCGCACCCGTTGGCCCAACGAGGTCGCCGACGCGGGATGGGACTACGGCTTTCCGCTGGCGCGACTCAAGGAACTCGCCGAATACTGGCGAACCGGCTACGACTGGCGCGAGCACGAGGAGAAGCTCAACGAGCTTCCGCACTTCACCACCGAGATCGACGGGCAGAACATCCACTTCGTGCACGTCCGCTCTGCGAAGCCGGACGCGCTCGCGCTGATCCTCACCCACGGCTGGCCCGGTTCGTTCCTGGAGTTCCTCGACGTGATCGATCCGCTGTCACGTGACTTCCACCTGGTGATTCCGTCCATACCGGGATACGGCTTCTCCGGGCCTACCCACGAACGCGGCTGGGACATGGTCCGGGTCGCGGACGCCTGGGCTGAGCTGATGCGCCGTCTCGGCTACGAGCGCTACGGAGCGCAGGGTGGCGACTTCGGCTCGGGCATCTCCTTGGCGCTCGGCGCGGCGGCACCCGACCAGGTCGTCGGCGTCCACGTCAACTACCTGCCGACCCGGCCGGTTCCGGACGCCGGCATCGAACTGTCCGAGAAGGACGAAGCGCGACTCGACAAAGTCCGGCAGCTGATGGCCAATCGTCCGCCGTACCAGGCTCTTCAGGCCGCCACTCCGCAGACCATCGGCTACGCGCTGACCGATTCGCCGGTCGGTCAGCTGGCCTGGATCGCCGAGCGCTTCGCCCAGTGGACCGACCCTCGCTCACCGGTCAGCGACGAGCGGATGCTCACCGACATCTCGCTGTACTGGCTGACCGCCACCGCGGCTTCCTCGGCGCGGCTGCACCACGATGCTCCGCGGCGGATCGAGCCGTGCCCGGTACCGGTCGGCGTGGCGGTCTTCGCACACGACATCACGCAGTCGGTGCGACCGCTGGCCGAACGGCTCTACGACATCAGGCACTGGTCGGAGTTCGAGCGCGGCGGCCACTTCGCCGCGATGGAGGTGCCGGAACTGCTCGCCGACGACGTCCGGGACTTCTTCCTTGCCCACGCCAAGTAG